In Candidatus Saccharimonadia bacterium, a single genomic region encodes these proteins:
- a CDS encoding DHA2 family efflux MFS transporter permease subunit produces MIEAVKHKGWALAVLAAAQFMVILDATIVNVALPAIQKALGFAAASDLQWVVTAYALAFGGFLLLGGRLADLFGRRRVFMAGVGFFALASLAAGFSQNPGTLIVLRALQGLGGALLAPSALSLVLTIFAEGPARNRALGIWSMIAGGGGAVGLLLGGVLTQYVDWRWIFFINVPIAVVVMVMALRFVPKSMPQAKQSLDLMGAVTVTGSLMSLVYALAQVPSKGWGSGVTLGAFGLTAALMAVFIVNELRVRQPLIKLGIFRRRNVSGGSLIQTLMPAALFGMFFYLSIYLQQILHYSPTMTGVADVPFTIILIIVAGVLSGRIAKLNPKPILIIAPLVVAAGLMYFARIPVHANYWIDIFPGIALMATGMAAVFVTTTLVTTSGVSHEESGLISGLLNTAQQIGGAIGLAVLSVVSTSVTKADLVAAHGNPAVMQTALVHGFQRGFAMAALFAVAASVVAATVLKVHRATADEAERETEVEAESLAAIPGA; encoded by the coding sequence GTGATTGAAGCAGTGAAACATAAAGGTTGGGCGCTGGCGGTATTGGCCGCGGCGCAGTTCATGGTGATTTTGGACGCCACGATTGTGAACGTGGCACTGCCGGCGATTCAGAAAGCGCTGGGCTTTGCCGCCGCTTCGGATTTGCAGTGGGTGGTAACGGCCTACGCGCTGGCGTTTGGCGGCTTTTTGCTGCTGGGCGGAAGGCTGGCGGATTTGTTTGGCCGCCGCCGCGTGTTTATGGCCGGCGTGGGCTTCTTTGCGCTAGCGTCGCTGGCGGCTGGGTTTTCCCAGAACCCGGGGACATTGATAGTACTGCGAGCGTTGCAGGGTCTAGGCGGGGCATTGCTGGCGCCGTCGGCTTTGTCGCTGGTGCTGACGATTTTTGCTGAAGGGCCGGCGCGCAACCGGGCGCTGGGTATTTGGAGCATGATCGCCGGCGGTGGTGGCGCTGTGGGGCTGCTGCTCGGTGGCGTGCTGACACAGTACGTGGACTGGCGCTGGATTTTCTTCATCAACGTGCCGATTGCGGTGGTGGTGATGGTGATGGCGCTGCGGTTTGTGCCCAAGAGTATGCCGCAAGCGAAGCAAAGTCTGGATCTGATGGGCGCCGTAACGGTGACCGGTAGTTTGATGAGTTTGGTGTACGCTTTGGCGCAGGTGCCGTCGAAGGGCTGGGGCAGTGGCGTTACGTTGGGGGCATTTGGCCTGACGGCGGCGCTGATGGCAGTGTTCATTGTGAATGAGTTGCGGGTGCGGCAGCCGTTGATAAAGCTGGGGATTTTTCGACGGCGCAATGTGAGTGGTGGGAGTCTGATTCAGACTCTGATGCCGGCAGCGCTATTTGGGATGTTCTTCTACCTGTCGATTTACCTGCAGCAGATTCTGCACTACTCGCCGACGATGACGGGTGTGGCGGACGTGCCGTTTACCATCATATTGATCATTGTGGCCGGGGTGTTGTCGGGGCGGATTGCTAAGCTTAACCCTAAGCCGATTTTGATCATCGCGCCGCTCGTAGTGGCGGCTGGGCTGATGTACTTTGCGCGCATCCCGGTGCATGCCAACTACTGGATCGACATTTTCCCCGGCATTGCGCTGATGGCTACTGGTATGGCGGCGGTGTTCGTGACCACCACCTTGGTGACCACGAGCGGCGTGTCGCACGAGGAGTCGGGGTTGATCTCGGGCTTGCTTAATACGGCGCAACAGATCGGCGGGGCCATCGGCCTGGCAGTGCTGAGCGTGGTGTCGACCTCGGTGACGAAGGCCGACCTGGTGGCGGCGCACGGCAATCCGGCCGTGATGCAGACGGCTTTGGTGCACGGTTTCCAGCGCGGATTTGCGATGGCGGCGCTGTTTGCGGTGGCCGCTAGCGTGGTGGCAGCGACGGTGCTGAAGGTGCACCGGGCGACGGCCGATGAGGCTGAGCGCGAAACGGAAGTGGAAGCGGAGTCGCTGGCCGCCATTCCGGGGGCGTAA
- a CDS encoding MarR family transcriptional regulator: METDSKQVCDDLMALVGLFKGNLAKLAEAHDLTIMQLHALHTLQHGDLTMGQVAATLHCDASNVTGIVDRLVASQLITRQENAHDRRAKTLQLTAKGQRLIDNITGQLPAQIGCEKLTTAEQATLHQIVNELTAVRSTPHPATASAPVNAPE; encoded by the coding sequence ATGGAAACCGACTCAAAACAAGTTTGCGATGACCTCATGGCACTCGTTGGTCTGTTCAAGGGCAATTTAGCCAAATTAGCTGAAGCCCACGATCTCACCATTATGCAGCTTCACGCCCTCCACACCCTCCAACATGGCGACTTAACAATGGGCCAAGTTGCCGCTACGCTTCATTGTGACGCCTCAAACGTCACCGGCATCGTCGACCGACTCGTGGCCAGTCAGCTCATTACCCGCCAAGAAAATGCCCACGACCGCCGCGCCAAAACCCTCCAGCTCACCGCCAAGGGTCAGCGCCTCATCGACAACATCACCGGCCAACTCCCCGCTCAAATCGGCTGCGAAAAGCTCACTACGGCCGAGCAAGCTACCCTTCACCAGATCGTCAACGAGCTCACGGCCGTTCGATCTACGCCTCACCCCGCAACTGCTTCAGCGCCTGTGAATGCTCCTGAATAA